A stretch of DNA from Mesorhizobium onobrychidis:
ATCCTTCGACCTATCTTGAGTAAAAGAAAGTCGATCCTTCGACCTATCTCGAATAGAACAAGAAAAGCAATTGCGCGCCGCCTGACCTCCAGTCCGGCCCGCCGGCTCAGCCCGCTCCGCCAGGGGCGGGCTTTTTCAGTCCTTGTCCCTAATCTTGGAGAGATTTGCCGAGCCGACCTGCCAGGTCCTGGGTGAATTGCCAGGCAACGCGGCCCGAACGGCTGCCGCGCGTCGTCGCCCATTCCAGCGCCTCGGCGCGCAGCGTCTCGGGATCGATGGCAAGACCGTGATGGCTGATATAACCGTCGATCATGTCGAGATACTCGTCCTGCGAGCATTTGTGGAAGCCGAGCCAGAGGCCGAAACGGTCGGACAGCGAGACTTTTTCCTCGACCGCCTCTGACGGGTTGATGGCGGTCGAGCGCTCATTGTCGATCATGTCGCGCGGCAACAGATGCCGCCGGTTCGACGTGGCATAGAAGATGACATTTTCCGGGCGGCCCTCGACGCCGCCTTCGAGCGCCGCCTTCAGCGACTTGTAGGAGGTGTCGTCGTGGTCGAAGGAGAGGTCGTCGCAAAACAGGATGAAACGGTAAGGTGCCGCCTTCAGCAAATTCATCAGCTTCGGCAGCGTGTCGATGTCCTCGCGGTGGATCTCGATGAGCTTGAGCGGCAGGTCCAGCTTTGCCGATGCGTTGACCGCTGCATGCACGGCCTTGACCAGCGAGGATTTTCCCATGCCGCGCGCGCCCCACAACAGCACGTTGTTGGCTGCGTAACCGGCGGCGAAACGCTCGGTGTTGTCGACCAGTATGTCGCGGACGCGATCGACGCCGCGGATCAGGCCGATGTCGACCCGGTTGACCTTGAGCACCGGCTCCAGATAGCCGGGATCAGCCTGCCAGACGAAGCAGTCGGCCCCGCCGAGATCGGTTTCCGGCACCGGCGGCGGAGCGAGGCGGGCGACCGCCTCGATCAGGCGGTCAAGCTTCTTGTTCAGGGCTTCGATGGTGCTGTCGGTCATTTCCTGTCTTTTTTTTGCATTCAGAAAGGCGTGACAACGGAACCTATTTGATTCCGGCGGTTTGGGAACCGGGTCCAACCTTTTGTTAGAGCATGATCTTTTTCAAAAACCGCGCTCCATTTTCTGGATCATGCTCTAACACGGCTCAACCAGCCCGAAAAGCAGCCGAAATGCCTGGCCGCAGTTGCATTGGCAACTTTACCGACTATATTCCGGCCAAATTTCACGGGGCCGCCAAATTTCCCCAGGACGGTTTGGCGGCTGTTTTTCAAAATTCAGGAGTACCTCGATGTTCGTGACACCGGCATATGCCCAAGGCGTCGGCACCTCCCCGGATATGTTCATCAGCATTTTGCCGTTTGTCCTGATTTTCGTGATCATGTATTTTCTGATCATCCGGCCGCAGCGCACGCAGTTGAAGAAGCGCGGCGAGATGCTGGCGGCGGTTCGCCGCGGCGACACGGTCGTCACCGGTGGCGGGTTTGTCGGCAAGGTGACCAAGGTGATCGACGACAACGAGCTCGAGATCGATCTCGGCGGTGGCACCAAGGTAACGGCGCTGCGCTCGACGATCGCCGATGTGCGCGTCAAGGGCGAGCCGGTGGCGAACCAGAACGCCAAGAAATAGCCTGATGTCGGCGGAACGATCCGCGGCGGGGCTCTGACGGACGACGCAATTTGCTGTATTTTCGCGATTCAAGACCATTTTGATCTGTCTGGCCACCCCAGGGCGCCAACGATCTTGTGATG
This window harbors:
- a CDS encoding ATP-binding protein; translation: MTDSTIEALNKKLDRLIEAVARLAPPPVPETDLGGADCFVWQADPGYLEPVLKVNRVDIGLIRGVDRVRDILVDNTERFAAGYAANNVLLWGARGMGKSSLVKAVHAAVNASAKLDLPLKLIEIHREDIDTLPKLMNLLKAAPYRFILFCDDLSFDHDDTSYKSLKAALEGGVEGRPENVIFYATSNRRHLLPRDMIDNERSTAINPSEAVEEKVSLSDRFGLWLGFHKCSQDEYLDMIDGYISHHGLAIDPETLRAEALEWATTRGSRSGRVAWQFTQDLAGRLGKSLQD
- the yajC gene encoding preprotein translocase subunit YajC; translation: MFVTPAYAQGVGTSPDMFISILPFVLIFVIMYFLIIRPQRTQLKKRGEMLAAVRRGDTVVTGGGFVGKVTKVIDDNELEIDLGGGTKVTALRSTIADVRVKGEPVANQNAKK